CGGATCTGGAGGACCACGTCGTACGCCTTGGCGAGCGCCTCGTCGGAGGTGTCGGCACCGCGGATGATCTCGACGAGCGGCATCTTGTCGACCGGCGAGAAGAAGTGCATGCCGATGAAGTCCGTGGGGCGGTCGATGCCCTTGGCCAGGTCGGTGATCGGCAGGGTCGAGGTGTTCGAGCAGAGCAGCGCGTCGTTGTTGATGTAGGGCGCGACCTCGGCGAAGACGTTCTGCTTCAGCGCGACGTCCTCGAAGACGGCCTCGATGACCAGGTCGCACCCGGTGAGGTCGGCAGGGTTCGACGTGGGGGTGATCAGGGCCAGCAGCTCGTCGGACTTCTCCTGGCTCAGCTTGCCTCGTGAGATCGCCCGGTCGTTGATGTTGGCGGTGTAGGCCTTGCCGCGCTCGGCAGCCTCCAGGGTGACGTCCTTCAGGACGACCTCCATGCCCGCCTGGGCACACACGTAGGCGATGCCGGCGCCCATCATGCCGGCGCCGAGGACACCCACCTTGGTGCCGCGGTAGGTAGGCACACCCGCAGGCCGGAGACCACCTGCGTTGATCGACTGCAGGTCGAAGAAGAAGGCCTGGATCATGTTCTTCGCCTGCTGGCCGGTGGCGAGCTTCGCGAAGTAGCGGGACTCGATGCGCGAGGCGGTGTCGAAGTCGACCTGGGCGCCCTCGATGGCCGCGGAGACGATCGCCTTGGGGGCGCGGTAGTCGGCCTGCCGGAGCTGCTTGCGCAGCATGGGCGCGAAGACAGGGAGGTACGCCGCCATCTGCGGCGAGCCCGGAGCGCCGCCCGGAAGCTTGAACCCCTTGATGTCCCACGGCTGGGTGTGCGCCTCGGGGTTGGCCTTGATCCACGCCTTCGCGGCGGGGAGCAGCTCCTCGCGGGTGGCGACGACCTCATCGATGAGGCCGATCTCCTTCGCCGCCGCGGGCTTGAACTTCCTGCCGGCTCCGATGATCTCGCCGATCGCCTTGGCCAGCCCGAACATGCGGACCGTGCGGGTGATGCCACCGCCGCCCGGGAGGAGGCCGAGCTGCACCTCGGGAAGGCCGATCGGGTAGGAACCGTCGACGGCGATGCGGTGGTTCGCGGCGAGCGCGAGCTCGAGGCCGCCGCCCATCGTCGCCCCGTTGATGGCGGCAACGACAGGCTTGTCGAGGAGCTCGAGCTTGCGCAGCGGCGCCTTGTTCGACTCGACCATGGTGAAGGCCGCGTCGGCGTTCGCCGGGGTGATCGCGACGATCGCCTTGAGGTCGCCGCCGGCGAGGAACGTCTTCTTGGCCGACGTGATGACCACGCCCGTGACCTCGTCGGATGCCGCGAGGATGCGGGCGACGGCCTCGTTCATCGACGCCAGGTAGGCGTCGTTCATCGTGTTCGTCGACTGGGTCGGGTCGTCCAGGGTGAGGGTGACGATGCCGTCGGAGTCGATGTCGTACCGGACGGCGGGTGCATTGGTGGTCATGTCAGTCCTTGGGTGAGTACGTCGGTGGGCGGAGTCGACTCAGACGAGCTCGACGATGGTGGCGATGCCGATCCCACCGCCGACGCAGAGCGTGGCCAGGCCGCGACGCTTGCCCTGGCGCTTCAGCTCGTCGATCAGCGCGCCGAGGATGATGGCGCCGGTGGCGCCCAACGGGTGACCCATCGCGATGGCGCCGCCGTTGACGTTGGTGATCTCGTGCGAGATGCCCATGTCCTGCATGAACCGCATCGCGACAGCAGCGAACGCTTCGTTGATCTCCCACAAGTCGATGTCGTCGACGGTGAGGCCGGCCTTCGCCAGGGCCTTGCGGGCCGCCGGCGCGGGGCCGGTCAGCATGATCGTCGGGTCGGCACCCGAGACGGCGGCCGAGATGATCTTGGCCTTCGGGGTCAGGCCGAGCTCCTGGCCGACCTCCCCGGTGCCGATCAGCATCAGGGCGGCGCCGTCGACGATGCCGGAGCTGTTGCCGGCGTGGTGGACGTGGTCGATGGACTCGACCCAGTGGTACTTGCTGAGCGCGACGTCGTCGAATCCGGCATCGCGGCCCATGGCGGTGAAGGAGGCGCGCAGGCCGGAGAGGGACTCGACGCTCGTGTCCGGGCGGACCAGCTCGTCGTGGTCGAGGATGACCTGGCCGAGGTCATCGGTCACCGGGACGACGCAGTCGGCGAAGTAGCCGTTGGCCCAGGCCTTGGCAGCGCGCGCGTGCGACTCGGCTGCATAGGCGTCGACGTCCTGGCGGCTCCAGCCGGCCATGGTCGCGATGAGGTCCGCGCCGATGCCCTGGGGGACGAAGCTCGTCTCGAAGTTGGTGGCCGGGTCGTTGGCCCAGGGACCGCCGTCCGAGCCCATCGGCACGCGTGACATCGACTCGACGCCACCGGCGAGGATCAGGTCCTCGAACCCGCCGCGGACCCGCGAGGCCGCCTGGTTGACCGCCTCGAGCCCGGAGGCGCAGTAGCGGTTCAGCTGGACGCCAGCAGTGGTCTCGGGCAGGCCGGCCTTGATGGCGGCGGTCTTGGCGATGTCGGCACCCTGGTCGCCGACGGGGGTCACCACACCAAGCACGACGTCGTCGATGCGGTGCGTGTCGAGGGACGGGTTGCGCTTGCGGAGCTCGTCGATGAGGCCGACGACGAGGTCGATCGGCTTGACCTCGTGCAGGGCTCCGGTCTGCTTGCCGCGGCCGCGCGGCGTACGCAGGTGGTCGTAGATGAATGCTTCGGGCATCGACTTTGCTCCTCGTTGTGTGCTGGATGGGCTGTTCGCGTTCACGAGCTGCTGCCGATCAAGGAGCGGGCCATGACCACGCGCTGGATCTGGTTCGTGCCCTCGTAGATCTGCGTGATCTTGGCGTCGCGCATCATCCGCTCGAGGGGGAAGTCGCGGGTGTAGCCGGCACCGCCGAGCAGCTGGACGGCGTCGGTGGTCACCTGCATGGCGACGTCGGAGGCGTAGCACTTGGCTGCGGCGCCGAAGAAGGAGAGGTCGGGGTCGTTGCGTTCGGACTTCGAGGCCGCGACGTAGACCATCTGGCGAGCGGCCTCGAGGTGCATGGCCATGTCGGCGAGCATGAACTGGAGGCCCTGGAAGTCGGCGATGCGCTTGCCGAACTGCTTGCGCTCGCGGACGTAGTCGAGGGCGTGGTCGAGTGCGCCCTGGGCGATGCCGACGGCCTGTGCACCGATCGTCACGCGCGTGTGGTCCAGTGTGCGCAGCGCGAGCTTGAGGCCTTCGCCCTGCCCGCCGACCATGCGGTCGCCGGGGATGCGCACGTTGTCGAAGTTGAGCTCGCGGGTCGGGGATCCCTTGATCCCGAGCTTCCGCTCGGGGGCACCGAAGGTGAAGCCCTCGTCGGACTTCTCCAGCACGAAGGCGGTGACGTTCGCGCCCCGACGGCCGTCGGGGTCGGTCACGGCGAGGACCGTGTAGTACTCGGCGGCACCAGCGTTGGTGATCCAGGACTTCTGGCCGTTGATCACCCAGCCGTCGCCGTCGGGGGTGGCGCGGCACTTCATCGACGCGGTGTCGCTGCCGGCCTCGCGCTCGGAGAGGCCGTAGGCGAAGAGTGCCTCCCCGCGGGCCACCGGCGGCAGGTACTTCGCCTTGACCTCCTCGGACGCCCCGAGCAGCAGCGGCATCGTGCCGAGCTTGTTCACCGCGGGGATCAGCGAGGAGGACGCACATGCGCGGGCGACTTCCTCGATGACGATGCAGGTGGCGAGGGCGTCGGCGCCGGCGCCGCCGTACTCCTCGGGGATGTGCGGCGCGTGGAAGTCCGCTGCGCGCAGTGCGTCGTACGCCGTCTGCGGGAAGGAGGCGGTCTCGTCGACCTGCGCGGCGTCGGGCGCGATCTTGTCCTCGGCCAGCGAGCGGACCGCCTGGCGGATCTCCTCGTGCTCCTCGGTGATGCGGAAGAGGTCGAAGTCGTTGTTGCGGGTCATGGAAGGGGTCTCCGGGATCAGTAGGTGTAGAAGCCGCGGCCGGCCTTGCGACCGAGCAGGCCGGCGTCGACCATGCGCAGCAGGAGTGGGGGAGCGGCGTACAGGGGCTCCTTGAACTCTTCGTAGAGGGAGTCGGCCACGGCCTTGGTGGTGTCGAGGCCGATCAGGTCGGCGAGGGCAAGCGGGCCCTGCGGGTGCGCGGCGCCGAGGACCAGGCCGCGGTCGATGTCCTCGGGGCTGGCGAAGCCGGACTCGAGCATCCGGATCGCGGAGAGGATGAAGGGGATCAGGAGGGCGTTGACGACGAAGCCGGCGCGGTCCTGGCAGTCGATGGCCTGCTTGCCGAGCCTGCCTTCGACCAGCGCGCGAGCCCGCTCGGTGACCTCGGGCGAGGTGAGCAGGGAGGGGACGATCTCGACCAGCTTGAGAACGGGCACGGGGTTGAAGAAGTGGATGCCGACGACGTTCTCGGGGCGGTTGGTGACGACGCCGAGCTTCATGATCGGGATCGAGGAGGTGTTGGAGGCAAGGATCGCGTCCGGGGCCTCCACCACCTTGTCGAGGCGGCTGAAGAGGTCGGCCTTGGCCTGCTCGTCCTCGACGATCGCCTCGATCACGATCTCGCGGTCGGCCATCGCGTCGACGGTGGTCTCGAGGCGGATGCGGGAGAGGACTTCGTCGGCGGAGTCGATCTTGCCCTTCGCCTCGGCGCGCTGCAGCGACCGCTCGAGCCGCTTGCGGCCCGCGTCAGCCGCGAGGACGCTCGACTCCACGACGACCACGTCGAGTCCGGCTCGTGCCGAGACCTCCGCGATGCCGGCGCCCATCAGGCCGCAGCCCACCACACCAAGCTTGTCCACTGTCCTGCTCCTCGTCTGTCGCTGAAAATGTCGGGGGAATCTCGGGGTCTGGCTGATCTGTCGGGTGGTCAGACGTTGCGGCGGTACTGGCCGCCGACTTCGAAGAACGCCTCGGTGACCTGCTGCAAGGTGCAGACCCGCGCGGCATCCATCAGGACCGCGAAGACGTTGTGGCCCTTGACGGCTGCGTCCTTGAGGGCGATCAGCGCCTGCGTCGCCTCGTCGGTGTGTGCGGCCTGGTAGGCGATGACGCGGTCGAGCTGGGACTTCTTCTCGTCCTCGGTGGCACGCGCCAGCTCGATGGTCGGCTCGACCTCGTCGCCGTTGCTTGGCTTGCGGAACGTGTTGACACCGATGAGCGGCAGCGAGCCATCGTGCTTGCGGTGCTCGTAGAGCATCGATTCGTCCTGGATCCGGCCGCGCTGGTAGCCGGTCTCCATGGCGCCGAGCACGCCGCCGCGCTCGTTGATCCGGTCGAACTCGAGGAGCACGGCCTCCTCGACGAGGTCCGTGAGCTCGTCGATGATGAACGATCCCTGGAGCGGGTTCTCGTTCATGGCCAGGCCCCACTCGCGGTTGATGATCAGCTGGATCGCCAGCGCGCGACGCACGGACTCCTCGGTCGGGGTGGTGACGGCCTCGTCGTAGGCGTTGGTGTGCAGCGAGTTGGCGTTGTCGTAGATCGCGCAGAGCGCCTGCAGCGACGTCCGGATGTCGTTGAAGTCCATCTCCTGCGCGTGCAGGGAGCGGCCCGACGTCTGCACGTGGTACTTCAGCTTCTGGCTGCGCTCGTTGGCGCCGTACTTGTCACGCATGGCGACCGCCCAGATCCGGCGCGCGACGCGGCCCATCACCGAGTACTCCGGGTCCATGCCGTTGGAGAAGAAGAACGACAGGTTCGGCGCGAAGTCGTTGATGTCCATGCCGCGGGCGAGGTAGGACTCGACGTAGGTGAAGCCGTTGGTCAAGGTGAAGGCGAGCTGGCTGATCGGGTTGGCCCCGGCCTCGGCGATGTGATAGCCGGAGATCGACACCGAGTAGAAGTTCCGGACCTCTCGGTCGATGAAGTACTGCTGGATGTCGCCCATCATGCGCAGCGAGAACTCGGTGGAGAACAGTGCCGT
This genomic interval from Nocardioides cavernaquae contains the following:
- a CDS encoding acetyl-CoA C-acetyltransferase, producing the protein MPEAFIYDHLRTPRGRGKQTGALHEVKPIDLVVGLIDELRKRNPSLDTHRIDDVVLGVVTPVGDQGADIAKTAAIKAGLPETTAGVQLNRYCASGLEAVNQAASRVRGGFEDLILAGGVESMSRVPMGSDGGPWANDPATNFETSFVPQGIGADLIATMAGWSRQDVDAYAAESHARAAKAWANGYFADCVVPVTDDLGQVILDHDELVRPDTSVESLSGLRASFTAMGRDAGFDDVALSKYHWVESIDHVHHAGNSSGIVDGAALMLIGTGEVGQELGLTPKAKIISAAVSGADPTIMLTGPAPAARKALAKAGLTVDDIDLWEINEAFAAVAMRFMQDMGISHEITNVNGGAIAMGHPLGATGAIILGALIDELKRQGKRRGLATLCVGGGIGIATIVELV
- a CDS encoding 3-hydroxybutyryl-CoA dehydrogenase; its protein translation is MDKLGVVGCGLMGAGIAEVSARAGLDVVVVESSVLAADAGRKRLERSLQRAEAKGKIDSADEVLSRIRLETTVDAMADREIVIEAIVEDEQAKADLFSRLDKVVEAPDAILASNTSSIPIMKLGVVTNRPENVVGIHFFNPVPVLKLVEIVPSLLTSPEVTERARALVEGRLGKQAIDCQDRAGFVVNALLIPFILSAIRMLESGFASPEDIDRGLVLGAAHPQGPLALADLIGLDTTKAVADSLYEEFKEPLYAAPPLLLRMVDAGLLGRKAGRGFYTY
- a CDS encoding 3-hydroxyacyl-CoA dehydrogenase NAD-binding domain-containing protein, producing the protein MTTNAPAVRYDIDSDGIVTLTLDDPTQSTNTMNDAYLASMNEAVARILAASDEVTGVVITSAKKTFLAGGDLKAIVAITPANADAAFTMVESNKAPLRKLELLDKPVVAAINGATMGGGLELALAANHRIAVDGSYPIGLPEVQLGLLPGGGGITRTVRMFGLAKAIGEIIGAGRKFKPAAAKEIGLIDEVVATREELLPAAKAWIKANPEAHTQPWDIKGFKLPGGAPGSPQMAAYLPVFAPMLRKQLRQADYRAPKAIVSAAIEGAQVDFDTASRIESRYFAKLATGQQAKNMIQAFFFDLQSINAGGLRPAGVPTYRGTKVGVLGAGMMGAGIAYVCAQAGMEVVLKDVTLEAAERGKAYTANINDRAISRGKLSQEKSDELLALITPTSNPADLTGCDLVIEAVFEDVALKQNVFAEVAPYINNDALLCSNTSTLPITDLAKGIDRPTDFIGMHFFSPVDKMPLVEIIRGADTSDEALAKAYDVVLQIRKTPIVVNDSRGFFTSRVICTRIEEGLALLDEGVHPLSIERAATQAGYPVGPLQLADELNLELLVKIASTTREASGSTEQTVTERVCYAMIDASRAGKLRGAGFYDYADGRRGSIWNGLSSLFPPSGIEVPIADLRDRMLVREALETAHCIEEGVLMSAAHANVGSILGIGFPGLTGGAAQYMTGFEAADGSVGLAAFIDRADELADAYGEHLRPTPYLRGLVETGTGFPA
- a CDS encoding acyl-CoA dehydrogenase family protein; translation: MTRNNDFDLFRITEEHEEIRQAVRSLAEDKIAPDAAQVDETASFPQTAYDALRAADFHAPHIPEEYGGAGADALATCIVIEEVARACASSSLIPAVNKLGTMPLLLGASEEVKAKYLPPVARGEALFAYGLSEREAGSDTASMKCRATPDGDGWVINGQKSWITNAGAAEYYTVLAVTDPDGRRGANVTAFVLEKSDEGFTFGAPERKLGIKGSPTRELNFDNVRIPGDRMVGGQGEGLKLALRTLDHTRVTIGAQAVGIAQGALDHALDYVRERKQFGKRIADFQGLQFMLADMAMHLEAARQMVYVAASKSERNDPDLSFFGAAAKCYASDVAMQVTTDAVQLLGGAGYTRDFPLERMMRDAKITQIYEGTNQIQRVVMARSLIGSSS